One window of Candidatus Poribacteria bacterium genomic DNA carries:
- a CDS encoding T9SS type A sorting domain-containing protein produces MVGSYVDADGLYHPYVRTPNGRFVPLDLPGSPNLEYFFVHGINDARVVVARTKPVDSLPGTLVGTFQEGLKRFKVPDSVSTEGYNINQDGSIVGHYDSADGRRHGFIARPITGTAAPVEDQPVPTPADLNYTFESIAVPGVDFLALTASSDFEDYAGYTKSADGEKDVAFTLIDGVFMTYDFPGSQHTYFFALGNDGQAAGHYQDSEGLYHGVVLENGELREYNFQDAVETEIYGISDATGALTGNFIDAEGIRRGFTGDEIVEAPGAPETYADFVNASGRIVGSYVDADGVYHPYVRNPNKRFISLDLPEAARFEYFFVHGINDVGVLVGRSKRVGGVPLTSVGSLQHGLKVLKVPGSVSTEGWNINQDGSIVGHYDSADGRRHGFIARLVDAAESRHFGNTYTVTLSKGLNMLSLPLAPATPMTAKSLVAMAGATTLIRFDAPNQKFVAWTPDAPNAGFSIEGGQGYIVNVPKTRNFAFVGAPWTDPTEAAAAAPLAVSTETPQEAWAFVVSGNLKGEPAFDGYQVIVRNLRTGGVITASVEGDYFAAATADLARRSVVEVGDVIELRVIGPSGTAELQPVTYKVTPEHLANAVLSVRLDGIGKPEQNLLLQNYPNPFNPETWIPYQLSEDSPVSISIYDTTGRLVRTLSLGLQSAGFYNSQGRAAYWDGRNAVGERVASGIYFYQLTTPSFQQTRRLVIVK; encoded by the coding sequence ATGGTCGGCAGCTACGTAGACGCTGACGGTCTATATCACCCTTATGTGCGTACCCCGAATGGTAGGTTTGTTCCCCTTGACCTTCCAGGATCACCAAATCTGGAATACTTTTTTGTGCACGGTATCAATGATGCCAGGGTTGTCGTTGCCCGAACCAAACCGGTAGATAGTCTCCCGGGCACGCTCGTCGGCACATTCCAGGAGGGACTCAAGAGATTTAAAGTTCCAGACAGCGTTAGCACCGAGGGCTACAATATCAATCAGGACGGTTCGATCGTAGGGCACTATGACTCAGCGGATGGACGTAGACACGGCTTTATCGCCAGGCCCATAACGGGCACCGCTGCACCCGTCGAGGATCAACCCGTTCCCACGCCTGCCGATCTTAACTATACCTTCGAGAGTATCGCTGTTCCGGGTGTAGACTTTTTGGCATTGACGGCGAGTAGCGATTTTGAGGATTACGCAGGTTACACGAAAAGTGCTGATGGTGAAAAAGATGTCGCCTTTACGTTGATTGATGGCGTTTTTATGACCTACGATTTCCCCGGTTCACAGCACACCTATTTCTTTGCCCTCGGTAATGATGGGCAAGCTGCCGGACACTACCAAGACAGCGAAGGGCTCTACCACGGTGTCGTCTTAGAAAATGGCGAGTTGCGGGAATACAACTTCCAGGACGCCGTCGAAACGGAAATATACGGTATCAGTGATGCGACGGGTGCCCTGACGGGTAATTTTATAGATGCTGAAGGGATTCGCCGTGGATTCACCGGGGACGAAATCGTTGAGGCACCCGGGGCACCAGAAACTTATGCCGATTTCGTGAACGCGAGCGGTCGTATCGTAGGTAGCTACGTAGATGCTGACGGGGTATATCATCCATACGTCCGTAATCCGAATAAGAGATTTATATCTCTTGACCTTCCAGAAGCAGCACGGTTTGAATACTTTTTTGTGCACGGTATCAACGATGTAGGGGTTCTCGTTGGCAGATCCAAACGAGTCGGTGGTGTCCCGCTCACCTCGGTCGGTTCACTCCAGCATGGACTCAAGGTATTGAAGGTTCCGGGTAGCGTCAGCACGGAGGGTTGGAATATCAATCAGGACGGCTCTATCGTCGGACACTATGACTCAGCGGACGGGCGTAGACACGGGTTTATCGCAAGACTCGTTGATGCGGCAGAGAGCCGTCATTTTGGCAACACTTACACCGTTACGCTGTCTAAAGGTTTGAACATGCTATCTCTGCCATTGGCACCTGCAACACCGATGACTGCCAAGAGCCTTGTCGCGATGGCAGGTGCGACAACCCTCATCAGGTTTGACGCACCAAACCAGAAATTCGTGGCGTGGACCCCAGACGCACCCAATGCCGGGTTCTCCATTGAAGGTGGCCAAGGCTATATCGTCAATGTCCCAAAAACTCGCAACTTCGCCTTCGTCGGCGCACCCTGGACAGATCCAACCGAAGCGGCTGCGGCAGCACCACTTGCTGTATCCACGGAGACACCGCAGGAAGCATGGGCATTCGTTGTCAGTGGGAATTTGAAAGGCGAACCGGCGTTTGATGGCTATCAGGTCATCGTGCGTAACCTGAGAACAGGCGGCGTGATTACCGCCTCAGTGGAGGGTGATTATTTCGCCGCCGCAACCGCCGACTTAGCGCGACGAAGCGTCGTCGAAGTTGGAGATGTCATTGAATTGCGCGTCATCGGTCCGAGTGGAACTGCGGAGTTACAACCGGTTACTTACAAAGTAACCCCTGAGCATCTGGCGAACGCCGTCTTGTCTGTCAGGCTTGATGGTATCGGTAAACCTGAGCAGAATCTTCTGTTGCAGAACTATCCGAATCCGTTCAATCCCGAGACGTGGATACCGTATCAACTCTCGGAAGACAGCCCGGTATCGATCTCCATTTATGATACAACGGGTCGTTTAGTTCGGACGCTTTCGTTGGGTTTGCAATCCGCAGGGTTTTACAATAGCCAGGGACGTGCGGCGTATTGGGATGGGCGTAATGCCGTTGGGGAGCGCGTTGCGAGTGGTATCTATTTTTACCAGTTGACGACGCCATCCTTCCAGCAAACCCGGCGACTCGTTATTGTGAAGTAA
- a CDS encoding T9SS type A sorting domain-containing protein — MNQKIKTKLPLFICLIVCFTGYALAQVETETPIADYTFETIEVEGVDFLEVAASNDFGDYAGNTRSPDGEKTIGFTLIDGVFTTYDFPGSLNTFFYALDNAGKAAGHYKDIDGDYHGVILEDGELQRYDFPGAAETHIYGLSDETGALSGNIVDAAGVTHAFSGELIITFPGAVNTYGDFVNAAGAVVGSYIDADGKPHGFIRNPDGSFTTIDLPEMPNLKFLFVNTITDFGLIGFRAKAVNDILRSYLLLPDGILYEVRRPGSVSTVVRNVNQDGSIIGYYDLTDGRRYGFVGRPATPLYTKKFGNIFSMHLSKGLNLLSVPLKPTVQMTARSLAVKTGATVVVMFDAANQRFVGWTPNAPDDGFPIGGAKGYIANLPESRAIVFTGTKWTNQTQVAAAPVAMPLDQTWAFVVSGYLGGTQHFNGYLVRIRNTRTNTVMTTRVRRNYFAAATADLNYRGVVEVGDRLELTVTDTHGNAASEKFNFIVNPMNLENAVLNVTLDGIGTPKQNLLLPNYPNPFNPETWIPYRLSEGGQVSMSIYDAKGRLIRTLSLGYQSAGFYQDQGRAAYWDGRNGFGEPVASGIYFYQLTTPSFQQTRRMLILK, encoded by the coding sequence ATGAATCAAAAAATAAAAACAAAGCTTCCGTTGTTTATATGTCTAATTGTCTGTTTCACGGGATATGCCCTTGCACAGGTTGAAACCGAAACACCGATTGCTGATTATACCTTTGAGACGATTGAAGTTGAGGGTGTCGATTTTTTGGAAGTGGCAGCAAGCAACGACTTCGGCGATTACGCCGGGAACACCCGGAGCCCTGATGGCGAGAAGACCATCGGCTTCACGTTGATAGACGGTGTATTTACAACGTACGATTTTCCAGGGTCCCTGAATACCTTTTTCTATGCACTCGACAACGCTGGAAAAGCAGCCGGACACTACAAAGATATAGATGGAGATTACCACGGTGTTATTTTGGAAGATGGCGAACTGCAGCGATACGATTTCCCGGGCGCAGCCGAAACCCATATCTACGGTCTCAGCGATGAAACAGGGGCACTGAGCGGTAACATTGTGGATGCAGCGGGCGTCACTCACGCTTTCTCAGGGGAGCTGATAATTACATTCCCTGGTGCAGTCAACACTTATGGGGACTTTGTCAACGCCGCAGGCGCTGTCGTCGGTAGTTACATCGATGCCGATGGAAAGCCTCATGGGTTCATACGTAACCCCGACGGTAGTTTCACCACTATTGACCTTCCAGAGATGCCGAATCTTAAGTTCCTATTTGTGAACACTATCACTGATTTCGGTCTTATCGGCTTCAGAGCTAAAGCTGTAAATGATATTCTGCGGTCCTATCTCCTCCTACCAGATGGCATTCTCTATGAAGTGCGGCGCCCAGGTAGTGTTAGCACCGTCGTTCGCAATGTTAATCAGGATGGGAGTATTATCGGCTATTATGACTTAACAGACGGTCGGAGATATGGTTTCGTCGGTAGACCTGCGACACCACTCTACACAAAAAAGTTTGGCAATATCTTCTCCATGCACCTCTCTAAAGGCTTGAATCTGCTGTCTGTGCCGTTGAAACCGACTGTCCAGATGACAGCACGCTCGCTTGCAGTAAAGACAGGCGCGACAGTCGTTGTTATGTTTGATGCCGCGAACCAACGGTTCGTTGGATGGACGCCGAACGCACCCGACGACGGATTTCCTATCGGAGGCGCAAAAGGGTATATCGCCAATCTACCAGAGTCCCGCGCGATCGTCTTTACCGGCACAAAATGGACGAATCAGACACAGGTCGCTGCAGCACCGGTTGCGATGCCTCTCGATCAGACGTGGGCGTTTGTTGTCAGTGGGTATTTAGGGGGTACACAACACTTCAACGGGTATCTTGTCAGGATCCGAAACACACGGACGAACACTGTTATGACAACTCGTGTGCGTCGTAATTACTTCGCCGCTGCGACTGCCGATCTCAACTACCGTGGCGTTGTGGAAGTTGGGGACAGGTTGGAATTAACAGTGACAGACACACACGGAAACGCCGCCTCAGAAAAATTCAATTTCATTGTGAATCCTATGAATCTTGAAAATGCTGTTCTGAACGTGACGCTGGATGGCATTGGGACACCGAAACAGAACCTCCTATTGCCGAACTACCCGAACCCCTTTAACCCTGAGACGTGGATTCCGTATCGTCTTTCAGAGGGCGGGCAGGTGTCTATGTCTATCTATGATGCAAAAGGCAGGCTCATCCGAACGCTCTCACTCGGCTATCAGTCCGCAGGTTTCTATCAGGATCAAGGACGTGCGGCTTATTGGGATGGACGTAACGGCTTCGGCGAACCGGTTGCAAGTGGGATCTATTTCTATCAACTGACAACACCATCTTTCCAGCAAACCCGGCGGATGCTTATTTTGAAATAG
- a CDS encoding phosphodiester glycosidase family protein: MMRENRPDFTKLIAVCALILLFIFVIGALRAREHPFFRIGANSIKNREVFPDTVRRRDELQSKRWHKGFRLLRYWWTGGAAVYIAEMDRTAKDLQFAVELANDQILGRETITDATRRLMEKDVLPLAGVNGSFGIREDNRGRGGMIFNLHIQNGELISIPTPLDRWGYSPPSAWGETSFGVTPDGEFLLDRVKLNGRLKIAGDTLLIDAVNQICDSSCPSVIYTPRFGRRTLTRRCYEFTLRQIKLPLTGNYTSRFVVTGVNPRGNSVIPFDGIVLALEPRLARDWTDKIVKATAGTLEIALTPKKWQHVQQGIGGNLRLVREGKVEAELIAFGESRGGSAYRHRNAASRHPRSALGFNDEKLFLIAIDGRQPGYSMGMTLYQMGTFFSELGIKHAINFDGGSSSTLWTLGRVANSPAHGYERRIFNVAMIRAKKQAQ; this comes from the coding sequence ATGATGAGAGAAAACAGACCCGACTTCACAAAATTAATTGCCGTCTGCGCGCTGATCCTGCTCTTTATCTTTGTTATTGGAGCATTACGCGCACGGGAACACCCGTTTTTCCGTATCGGTGCTAACAGCATCAAAAACCGAGAGGTTTTTCCTGACACTGTCAGACGGCGCGATGAACTCCAAAGCAAGCGATGGCATAAAGGTTTTCGACTGCTCCGGTATTGGTGGACAGGTGGCGCGGCGGTTTACATCGCAGAAATGGACCGTACGGCGAAAGACCTCCAATTCGCAGTTGAACTCGCGAATGATCAAATCTTAGGACGTGAAACCATCACGGATGCGACAAGACGACTCATGGAGAAGGACGTGCTACCGCTCGCAGGGGTCAACGGCAGTTTCGGCATCCGAGAGGACAATCGCGGACGTGGTGGTATGATATTTAATCTGCATATCCAAAACGGTGAGCTTATTAGCATTCCGACACCGCTTGACAGATGGGGCTATTCGCCGCCCTCAGCGTGGGGTGAAACGAGTTTCGGCGTAACGCCTGATGGCGAGTTTCTTTTGGATAGAGTCAAACTCAACGGTAGACTCAAGATTGCAGGTGACACGCTTCTGATCGATGCGGTTAACCAAATTTGTGATTCATCGTGTCCCTCTGTAATTTATACACCTCGTTTTGGACGCAGAACTTTAACGCGTCGATGCTACGAGTTCACACTCAGACAAATTAAACTTCCACTCACCGGGAACTACACGAGTAGATTTGTCGTCACGGGTGTGAACCCGCGCGGCAACAGTGTCATTCCGTTTGATGGGATTGTGCTTGCGCTGGAACCGCGTTTGGCACGGGACTGGACAGATAAAATTGTCAAAGCCACAGCGGGGACATTGGAAATCGCCCTCACACCTAAAAAATGGCAGCACGTTCAGCAGGGGATTGGTGGGAACTTGCGGCTTGTCCGGGAGGGTAAAGTCGAGGCTGAACTCATCGCGTTTGGTGAGTCCCGCGGTGGGAGTGCCTACAGACATCGTAATGCTGCGTCCCGTCATCCACGCAGTGCCCTCGGATTTAACGATGAAAAACTGTTCCTCATCGCTATCGATGGTCGTCAGCCGGGGTACAGTATGGGAATGACGCTCTATCAGATGGGAACGTTTTTCAGTGAACTCGGTATCAAACACGCTATCAACTTTGACGGTGGAAGCTCCTCGACGTTATGGACACTCGGCAGGGTGGCGAACAGTCCCGCGCACGGTTACGAACGCCGTATCTTCAACGTTGCCATGATCCGCGCAAAAAAACAAGCACAATGA
- a CDS encoding Ldh family oxidoreductase, translating into MNRPPETFVLVDEERLLNFSTACFEKAGVPHEHAALISRLLVNSDLRGVRSHGTQTVNRYCAGFENGNLNPNPDIRVIHETPTAVVLDGNGTLGYLPMVRATEHAIAKAKAVGIGMGLVRYIGHYGSAGHYARMCNEAGCIGFSVQGSRNHGNAGNQDPKPQIGYYGNPPICFAIPSGDEPPVVLDAATCIMADYQRGPEFDALLSIIPAAFFKSMGYTAVAHLLGGGLTGFTEPPSEDTAKWRPPQGGMVLVIDIESVVPPDVFHAEVDRMVHDVRETYEPMPGTDRALLPGAIEVERTELHRREGIRYGEAEQESARAVSERLGVSLPWDE; encoded by the coding sequence ATGAATAGACCACCAGAAACTTTCGTTTTAGTAGATGAGGAACGACTTCTCAACTTCTCTACTGCTTGCTTTGAGAAAGCCGGCGTTCCACATGAACACGCAGCACTTATCAGTCGATTGCTTGTCAACTCTGACTTACGAGGCGTCCGTAGTCACGGCACACAGACTGTCAATAGATATTGTGCAGGGTTTGAAAACGGAAACCTAAATCCGAACCCAGATATCCGGGTCATCCATGAAACCCCAACGGCTGTTGTGCTGGATGGAAACGGTACGCTCGGTTATCTCCCAATGGTGCGCGCAACCGAACACGCTATCGCCAAAGCGAAAGCGGTCGGCATCGGGATGGGACTCGTCCGCTACATTGGACACTATGGGTCTGCGGGGCACTATGCCCGTATGTGTAACGAAGCCGGATGCATCGGATTTTCGGTCCAGGGATCCCGGAACCACGGCAATGCCGGAAACCAAGACCCGAAACCACAGATTGGTTACTACGGCAATCCGCCTATCTGTTTCGCTATCCCTTCTGGCGATGAACCCCCGGTCGTGCTTGACGCGGCGACCTGTATTATGGCGGATTACCAACGGGGTCCCGAATTCGATGCGCTGCTTTCGATCATCCCGGCGGCTTTCTTCAAGAGTATGGGCTACACCGCTGTTGCACACCTACTCGGCGGTGGACTCACTGGCTTCACCGAACCACCATCGGAGGACACCGCAAAATGGCGTCCACCACAGGGCGGTATGGTACTCGTCATAGATATTGAATCCGTTGTGCCACCTGATGTCTTCCACGCAGAAGTTGATCGGATGGTACACGATGTTCGCGAAACCTACGAACCGATGCCGGGAACCGACAGAGCACTACTACCCGGGGCAATTGAAGTGGAACGTACAGAATTGCATCGCCGTGAAGGTATCCGTTACGGGGAAGCCGAACAGGAATCCGCACGTGCGGTCAGTGAACGGTTAGGCGTGTCACTCCCTTGGGATGAATAA
- a CDS encoding T9SS type A sorting domain-containing protein, which produces MVAFTLIDGVFETHDFPGAKNTYFYALGNNGLAAGHYEDSDGLFHGVILENGELREYNFPDSVETEIYGYSDSTGVLTGNFTDASGIRRGFSGETIVEFPGASETYADFVSGLGNIVGSYVDTEGAYHAYLRGPGGSFATLGIPEIPNMEYFFLHGINDALVAVGRAKAADGVPLTFVGNPVALQEFKIPGAVSTEGWNINQDSSVVGHYTSADGRTHGFIARPLQPTAVRPPPKLSYTFESIDVPSVDFLAVTASSDFEDYAGNMRGPDGEKDVAFTLIDGVFTTYDFPGSQGTYFYALGNDGIAAGHYEDSDGLFHGVILENGELREYNFPDAVETEIYGYSDSTGALTGSFVDTAGVRRGFSGDTIVESPGSLTTYADFVSWTGHIVGSYVDADGVYHAYMRSSVGRFLSIDLPNALNLEYFFLHGLNRTRTVVGRAKAVGDVPRTYVGSPLNLQELQVPGAVSTEGWNINEDGSVVGHYDSADGRRHGFIARLVPKAEGDHFGNTYTVTLSKGLNMLSVPLASPAPMTAKALLAMTGATTVIRLDASNQRFIAWTPGAPNDGFPIEGGHGYIVNVPKTRNFAFIGAPWTDPTDQTEDVAAASPAISTKLPQQTWAFVVSGHLEGKPTFDGYQVIVRNLRTDSVITASVDGGYFAAATADLARRSVVEVGDVIELRVIGPSGNAELQPVTYKVTPEHLANAVLSVRLDGIGKPEQNLLLQNYPNPFNPETWIPYQLSEDSPVSISIYDTTGRLVRTLSLGLQSAGFYNSQGRAAYWDGRNALGERVASGIYFYQLTTPTFQQTRRLVIVK; this is translated from the coding sequence ATGGTTGCCTTTACGCTCATTGACGGTGTTTTTGAGACCCACGATTTCCCTGGCGCGAAAAATACCTATTTCTATGCGCTCGGTAATAATGGACTCGCTGCGGGGCACTACGAGGATAGCGATGGTCTTTTCCACGGTGTCATCTTAGAGAATGGTGAGTTGCGGGAATACAACTTCCCGGATTCTGTTGAAACGGAGATCTATGGATATAGTGATTCAACCGGGGTGCTGACGGGTAATTTTACAGATGCGTCCGGCATTCGTCGTGGGTTCTCAGGGGAGACAATAGTTGAGTTCCCTGGGGCGTCGGAAACTTATGCCGATTTTGTAAGCGGGTTAGGCAATATCGTGGGCAGTTACGTAGATACTGAAGGCGCATATCATGCATACCTGCGTGGACCTGGAGGTAGTTTTGCAACTCTGGGTATTCCAGAAATACCAAATATGGAATACTTTTTTCTGCACGGTATCAACGATGCCCTGGTTGCCGTTGGCAGAGCGAAAGCAGCGGATGGTGTCCCGCTGACCTTTGTCGGCAATCCCGTTGCTCTACAAGAATTTAAGATTCCGGGCGCCGTTAGCACAGAAGGTTGGAATATCAATCAAGATAGTTCTGTCGTCGGCCACTATACTTCAGCCGATGGACGTACACATGGATTTATCGCCAGACCCTTACAGCCGACTGCTGTGCGACCACCTCCTAAGCTCAGCTATACTTTTGAGAGTATTGATGTTCCCAGTGTAGATTTTTTAGCGGTGACGGCGAGTAGCGACTTTGAGGATTACGCAGGCAACATGCGGGGTCCTGATGGTGAAAAAGATGTCGCCTTTACGCTGATTGATGGCGTTTTTACGACCTACGATTTTCCCGGCTCGCAAGGCACCTATTTCTATGCGCTAGGTAATGATGGAATAGCTGCGGGGCACTACGAGGATAGCGACGGTCTTTTTCACGGTGTCATCTTAGAGAATGGTGAGTTGCGGGAATACAACTTCCCAGATGCCGTCGAAACGGAGATCTACGGGTATAGTGATTCGACAGGAGCACTGACGGGTAGTTTTGTAGATACTGCTGGTGTTCGCCGCGGGTTTTCAGGAGACACAATAGTCGAGTCTCCTGGATCATTGACAACATACGCCGATTTTGTGAGTTGGACAGGCCATATCGTGGGTAGTTACGTGGATGCTGATGGTGTATATCATGCCTACATGCGTAGTTCGGTGGGTAGATTTCTATCTATCGACCTTCCAAACGCACTAAATCTGGAATACTTTTTTCTTCACGGTCTCAACAGGACAAGGACTGTCGTTGGACGGGCGAAAGCGGTGGGTGATGTCCCGCGCACCTATGTCGGCAGCCCCCTCAACCTACAAGAATTGCAGGTTCCGGGTGCTGTTAGCACAGAGGGCTGGAATATCAATGAGGACGGTTCTGTCGTCGGGCACTATGACTCAGCCGATGGGCGTAGACACGGATTCATCGCCAGGCTCGTTCCCAAAGCAGAGGGCGATCATTTTGGCAACACCTACACTGTCACACTCTCTAAAGGGTTGAACATGCTATCTGTGCCGTTGGCATCCCCAGCACCGATGACTGCCAAGGCACTTTTAGCGATGACAGGCGCAACGACCGTCATCCGACTTGATGCGTCAAACCAGCGGTTCATCGCATGGACGCCAGGCGCACCCAATGATGGGTTCCCGATTGAGGGTGGACACGGCTATATCGTCAATGTCCCAAAAACTCGTAACTTCGCCTTCATTGGCGCACCGTGGACAGATCCAACAGACCAAACGGAAGATGTTGCTGCAGCGTCCCCCGCCATATCCACGAAGCTGCCACAGCAAACGTGGGCATTCGTTGTCAGTGGGCATTTGGAAGGTAAACCAACTTTTGATGGCTATCAAGTTATCGTCCGTAACCTGAGAACAGACAGCGTGATCACCGCCTCAGTGGACGGTGGTTATTTCGCCGCCGCAACCGCCGATTTGGCGCGGCGGAGCGTCGTTGAAGTTGGGGATGTGATTGAGTTACGCGTCATCGGTCCGAGTGGAAATGCGGAGTTACAACCGGTTACTTACAAAGTAACCCCTGAGCATCTGGCGAACGCCGTCTTGTCTGTCAGGCTTGATGGTATCGGTAAACCTGAGCAGAATCTTCTGTTGCAGAACTATCCGAATCCGTTCAATCCCGAGACGTGGATACCGTATCAACTCTCGGAAGACAGCCCGGTATCGATCTCCATTTATGATACAACGGGTCGTTTAGTTCGGACGCTTTCGTTGGGTTTGCAATCCGCAGGGTTTTACAATAGCCAGGGACGTGCGGCGTATTGGGATGGACGCAATGCGCTCGGAGAACGCGTTGCGAGTGGTATCTATTTTTACCAGTTGACAACCCCCACCTTCCAGCAGACACGACGGCTCGTCATTGTAAAGTAG
- a CDS encoding Ldh family oxidoreductase, which translates to MNRPPEAFVHVDEERLLNFSTACFEKAGITHEHAALISRLLVNSDLRGVRSHGTRTVNGYCGGFENGSFNPNPDIRVIRETPTAVVLDGNGTLGYLPMVRATEHAIAKAKEVGIGMGLVRYIGHYGSAGHYARICNASGCIGFSVQGYQNQGNAGNQDPKPQLGYYGNPPICFAIPSDDEPPVVLDAATCIMADYQRGPDFDALLSVIPAAFFKSIGYTAIASLLGGALTGFTEPPPEDTAKWGGASMGGMVLAIDIESVVPTAVFHAEVDRMVHDVRETYEPMPGTDRALLPGGIETERTEQHRREGIRYGEMEQESARGVSERLGVPLPWDE; encoded by the coding sequence ATGAATAGACCGCCAGAAGCCTTCGTTCACGTGGACGAAGAACGTCTTCTCAACTTCTCTACTGCTTGCTTTGAAAAGGCGGGCATCACGCACGAACACGCCGCACTCATCAGCCGTTTGCTCGTCAATTCCGACTTACGAGGTGTCCGCAGTCACGGCACCCGAACCGTCAACGGATATTGCGGAGGCTTTGAAAACGGAAGTTTCAATCCGAACCCTGATATCCGTGTCATCCGTGAAACCCCAACGGCTGTCGTTCTGGATGGAAACGGTACGCTCGGCTATCTCCCGATGGTGCGCGCAACCGAACACGCTATCGCTAAAGCGAAAGAGGTGGGCATCGGGATGGGACTCGTCCGCTACATTGGGCACTACGGGTCTGCCGGACACTATGCACGAATCTGTAATGCGTCAGGTTGTATAGGTTTCTCAGTGCAAGGGTATCAGAATCAAGGCAACGCCGGAAACCAAGACCCCAAACCGCAACTCGGTTACTATGGCAACCCTCCGATCTGTTTCGCTATTCCCTCTGATGACGAACCCCCGGTCGTGCTCGACGCAGCGACCTGTATCATGGCGGACTACCAACGGGGTCCTGATTTCGATGCGCTGCTTTCAGTGATTCCAGCGGCTTTCTTTAAAAGCATCGGTTATACCGCCATAGCGAGTCTGCTCGGTGGTGCGCTCACTGGCTTCACAGAACCGCCACCGGAGGATACCGCGAAATGGGGTGGTGCGAGTATGGGAGGAATGGTGCTCGCTATAGACATCGAATCCGTCGTGCCAACTGCTGTTTTCCATGCGGAAGTCGATCGGATGGTGCACGATGTTCGCGAAACCTATGAACCAATGCCTGGAACAGACAGAGCACTTCTACCGGGTGGGATCGAAACGGAACGCACAGAACAACATCGGCGTGAAGGTATCCGTTACGGTGAGATGGAACAGGAGTCCGCACGCGGGGTCAGTGAGCGGTTAGGTGTGCCACTTCCTTGGGACGAATAA
- a CDS encoding pyridoxal-phosphate dependent enzyme — protein sequence MQYQCGTCNNSYQISPLRYKCDCGGALNLVTDSRILPNAQIPGALSLWRYREALPIGEETEIVTLGEGMTPLVPLDTDTPEHFVKLDYLCPTGSYKDRGASVLLTHLKALGVNTVVEDSSGNAGAAIAAYSARAGIHCTIYCPESTSKGKLRQISAYGAELKLVEGNRMATTEAVKLAAETTCYASHNWHPFFLEGTKTLAYEITEQLGWRAPTHVICPVGFGSIYLGLSIGFRELQTQGIIKSVPRLLGVQPDVCCPIYNASVENVTSISRMKQTGETLAEGITAELPIRGDNILEALLSTNGAFTTVNDTDVAEGTKTLAAKGIYVEPTSAVIVKAYQKFKESGIIRQGDMTVSILTGIGLKASK from the coding sequence ATGCAGTATCAATGCGGCACATGCAACAACAGCTATCAGATCTCACCATTGCGCTATAAGTGTGATTGCGGCGGTGCGCTGAACCTCGTTACGGATTCACGTATCCTACCGAACGCGCAGATCCCGGGGGCACTGTCGCTCTGGCGGTATCGCGAAGCACTACCGATCGGTGAGGAGACAGAGATCGTCACACTTGGTGAGGGCATGACGCCTCTTGTGCCACTCGACACCGACACGCCTGAACATTTCGTGAAATTGGACTATCTCTGTCCGACCGGTTCCTATAAGGACCGCGGGGCATCCGTCCTGCTCACACATCTCAAAGCTCTCGGTGTCAATACTGTTGTTGAGGATTCATCGGGCAATGCGGGTGCCGCGATAGCCGCCTACAGCGCGCGGGCAGGCATCCACTGCACCATCTACTGTCCTGAGTCCACCTCGAAAGGCAAATTGAGACAAATTTCTGCCTATGGTGCCGAGTTAAAACTGGTGGAAGGGAACCGTATGGCAACCACAGAAGCAGTAAAACTCGCCGCGGAAACCACCTGTTACGCCTCCCATAACTGGCACCCGTTTTTCTTAGAAGGCACAAAGACACTCGCATATGAAATTACCGAACAACTCGGATGGCGCGCCCCGACGCATGTCATCTGTCCAGTTGGGTTCGGGAGCATCTATTTAGGACTCTCCATCGGATTTCGTGAATTGCAGACCCAAGGGATTATTAAAAGCGTCCCTCGACTCCTTGGTGTTCAACCTGATGTCTGTTGCCCAATCTACAACGCATCTGTTGAAAACGTAACGTCCATCTCAAGAATGAAACAGACTGGGGAGACACTTGCCGAAGGGATTACTGCTGAACTCCCCATCCGCGGCGACAATATTTTAGAGGCACTTCTTTCCACAAACGGGGCATTTACCACAGTCAACGACACAGACGTCGCGGAAGGCACAAAAACACTTGCGGCTAAAGGAATTTACGTGGAACCTACGTCTGCCGTAATCGTTAAAGCCTATCAGAAGTTCAAAGAATCAGGCATCATTCGACAAGGCGACATGACAGTCTCGATCCTCACGGGTATCGGTTTAAAGGCGAGCAAGTAA